In Chitinispirillales bacterium ANBcel5, the genomic window CTCGAGGAACGGCTCTCGACTACGCCCATCGGCTGCCGCTCAGGGCATGCTCGGGGAACAGCTCAGGGCATTGTCAATAATACCCAACTGAGGTGTAGATTCATTCCTTCATTCCTTCATTCCAAACTCCAAACTCCAAACTCCAAACTCCAAATTCTAAACTCCAAATTCTAAACTCCAAATTCTAAACTCCAAATTCCAAACTCCAAATTCCAAACTCCAAATTCCAAACTCCGATGCTTGGATTTAATGGCATATAAGCGCCTAATAAAAAAGTATATTGGTAATGGCTGATTTAGGGCTGAAAGCGATAGAACGTTCTTAAATCCCAAATAAAAACAATTTAGAACCAAGCTAAAGGATACCAAAGTTATGTTACATATATATGTAGACGCAGACGCATGTCCGGTAAAAGAGGAGGTGTACAGAGTTGCCCAGCGCTATGGGTTAGAGGTAACACTGGTGGCTAACTCATGGATGCGAACACCAAATTACCACTGGTTACGGCTGGTGGTGGTTAAAGATGATAAACTTGACGCGGCTGATGACTGGATTGCTGAGCAGGCAGGAGAGGGAGATATCGTGGTGACGGCTGATATTCCGCTTGCGTCACGTTGTCTTAAAAACGGTGCGTTGGTTACAGGCTGCACCGGCCGTGAATTCAGGGAGGATACCATTGGAGACGCACTGGCGTCCCGAGAGCTAATGTCTGAGTTGCGTGAAAGCGGTTTTCAAATGGGTGGTCCGCCACCTTTTCAGAAAAAAGACCGCTCGCGGTTTTTGCAAAAACTCGATGAGATGATCCAAAGAGTACGCAGGTCGCAGAGTTGATCTAAGGTAAAGTAGTGGATAAAGATTAGAAGAGATTGAGCTCTTTCTGTTTCCATAGTCGTTTTTATCAGCTTACCGGGGTAACGGAATTAGCAATAAAAAGAAACAGAGGGATGTATTCTTTTCTCTCACTCCAAAACGGTCATCTTTGAGGAGGCGCTCCCGCGTCCTGAACTTCACTTGCCGTATTTTGCAATGATTTTTGAACTGTGTTCTCTTATAAGTTCAATAGCGTCCTCAATCATCGAATCGCGTTCCGGATGGTCAGGGAACCTTTGCTCTAAAGTAACGTGAGGATCTATTCCATACCCCTGAACTTCGGGTACATCCAAAGCTTTTACCTGTGCAACTGTTACACTGAGTAGGTAATCGTAGGGCATCCACTTATATGTTATACTGCCAAATGTTCCGGCTGTTTTAGATCCTGCGTGAATTACGTGTGGACACTCCCGCAACGCTACGGTAAACCATTCTGCCGCACTACCTGTAGACGAATCGGTAAGTAGTACCACTGGCTTGCGATAGGGGTTCTTTGATGGAGTAACTGTATGATAGTTATAGTCGGTAAATGAATTGTGACCGGGACCATTTCGAAACCTGCTTTTTGCATAGTTTCTGGTGGTATCAACAAAACGGGCGGCAACGGTCTCAATAAATTTTTTTTTACCTCCACCATTTCCCCGTATATCTATAATTATACCCTCTGTTTCTGCAAAATCTACTATTATGCTGTCCATGATTGTTGCCAATTCAGAGTAAGTATCCGCATACGATTCCATGGTGGGTATATAGATATAGCCGACGTTTGCGTTCATTATGCGACCGGTGATAAATACACTTTGAATCCAGTTATTTCCCCACCTTTTCGGGAAGAAATAGTAACGATGGTGATCATAAGGAGGCAGATTACCAAACATTTCTTCAAACTGGGCAGAATCAATTTCGGTGAAACTGTAATCGATCACAACCAGATGTTTGTCATTTAAGCTGCCCAACATTTCATCGAGTATATCGTTAAGCTCTTCTCTGGTTGTATTTTCATTCACCATTGGCCGGTATAGATTATATAAACTGTCCCAACTAACATCGTTGCGATCGAAATAGGCGTAACTGTAGTCAATTTCTTTCCAGATAGTCTCAAACGCTTCAACAGGTGTATGTTCGGGATCCGGGCCAAGAAGAGAGTTGCAACTATACAAAAGTTGAATAATTAAGAGCGCGAATACAACCTTTACCATTGCCCTGTGTTCCTTTCTTTTGCCCTGATGTGCCACTCGATTCCGGTATTTAACTCCAGATTATAGGATCTGAGTTCACGTTCACACAATGTCTTTCGGTACACGAAGTTGAGGTCAGCACGCAGTGAAAAATGGCTGTTTAACCTTACTGCATTTATACTGTTTATTGAAATTGCTCTGAAATTGTAGAGTTTGACATCAGTACCTTTGGCTCCGATAGGGAAGTACCAGTCCTTTTTATTCGGCGAGTGCACCCAGGTCCAGGGATGTCTGTTTAAAAAGGTGATAAATGGTGTATAAATAGTTATCTCAGAACGGAATCGTCGTCCCGGTGTCCATTTTAGATACAGAGATAAATTGCCGGATATTAGTGAATGCCAGTATTCATAAAATTTAATTTCCTCCATTAGATCATACTCTGCTGCAATCCCCGGAGCAATGGTAAAATGGTCTGATCTGTGCACCATATAGTGCAGTGTATTAACAACATTAATCCGGTACACATACAGCCCCGAGGAGTGAAGATAGTGATCATCAAAGTTTCTAAAGAACCCGGAATGGTTATAACTAAGTTTGTTGAGTAACCGTTTCCCCTCTACTTTGTGCCCCACATTAAAGCCTGCACCTGAAACCGTTTCGGCAAACCATGTTACCCGCTGATCTCTGAAACCCGTATGCCTGAAACCACCGGTAACAGAAAGTGAATGAATGCCGTTTTGAGCACATGCAGAAGCTGCAAGCAAAAGGATGCTAAGAAGAAAACTGTAAAATAATTTGCTCATATTCCTATTTATCTCTATTCACGCAAAAATTAGCAGGCATTGTTTCTGTATAACTGTTTTTCAATCAGTACCTCTTTGTATCCACTTACTTTCGCAAGTTCCCGGTAGCGGTGGAGGACCATAGTTTTCATTTCTTCTACTGACTCCGAGATTTGCATGAAAC contains:
- a CDS encoding S41 family peptidase, encoding MVKVVFALLIIQLLYSCNSLLGPDPEHTPVEAFETIWKEIDYSYAYFDRNDVSWDSLYNLYRPMVNENTTREELNDILDEMLGSLNDKHLVVIDYSFTEIDSAQFEEMFGNLPPYDHHRYYFFPKRWGNNWIQSVFITGRIMNANVGYIYIPTMESYADTYSELATIMDSIIVDFAETEGIIIDIRGNGGGKKKFIETVAARFVDTTRNYAKSRFRNGPGHNSFTDYNYHTVTPSKNPYRKPVVLLTDSSTGSAAEWFTVALRECPHVIHAGSKTAGTFGSITYKWMPYDYLLSVTVAQVKALDVPEVQGYGIDPHVTLEQRFPDHPERDSMIEDAIELIREHSSKIIAKYGK
- a CDS encoding YaiI/YqxD family protein, translated to MLHIYVDADACPVKEEVYRVAQRYGLEVTLVANSWMRTPNYHWLRLVVVKDDKLDAADDWIAEQAGEGDIVVTADIPLASRCLKNGALVTGCTGREFREDTIGDALASRELMSELRESGFQMGGPPPFQKKDRSRFLQKLDEMIQRVRRSQS